One stretch of Streptomyces sp. R21 DNA includes these proteins:
- a CDS encoding integrin alpha: MDTVIPDPNATVSGAKGAGLVRVVLGGGKGVFEISQATTGMDATPEAGDHFGFSRSTYDADGDGCTDLVVGAPYEDVAKDGTQLVDAGAIYVIHGMPTGIGAGSAIEGYTQTQLDATTTTEAYDWFGYAVKAGDTSGGAPYLAVGVPGENVTVDGKTFPDAGCVEYVQGTTKVPVSQKDPGVPGEVEAHDRFGYSLAGTNRYLAVGTPGEAIGGKTFAGGVTVFSHTLSGGLPAPLVGIDQDATGISGVAETGDSFGSSLSMASYRPSNQTYNSDALLAVGTPSEDIGATADAGGATVIRIQPSGAYTELAAIDADVTGVEGAPIAGDFFGQRVAIANTNTNVVTSTSTVRLAVGIPGNNTSSVKDVGAVQIFSPLDASVGSSDKILTRGSGLPGTATARDYTGIALTAGATNLYVGVPYSKASGSPKGALYVLPWTDIDGVTSTGTTTYLPGLGGLPDAGEAFGAIG, from the coding sequence GTGGACACGGTCATTCCGGACCCGAACGCCACAGTGAGCGGGGCCAAGGGAGCAGGCCTGGTGCGTGTGGTGCTCGGTGGCGGCAAGGGCGTCTTCGAGATCTCGCAGGCGACCACCGGCATGGACGCCACCCCCGAGGCCGGCGACCACTTCGGCTTCTCCCGCTCGACGTACGACGCCGACGGCGACGGCTGCACGGACCTGGTGGTCGGCGCCCCGTACGAGGACGTCGCGAAGGACGGCACTCAGCTCGTCGACGCCGGGGCGATCTATGTGATCCACGGCATGCCCACCGGTATCGGTGCGGGCTCCGCGATCGAGGGTTACACCCAGACACAGCTCGACGCGACGACGACCACAGAGGCGTACGACTGGTTCGGCTACGCGGTGAAGGCGGGTGACACCTCCGGTGGTGCGCCCTACCTGGCCGTCGGAGTGCCCGGCGAGAACGTGACCGTGGACGGCAAGACGTTTCCGGACGCCGGCTGTGTCGAGTACGTCCAGGGAACGACGAAGGTCCCGGTGAGCCAGAAGGATCCGGGCGTGCCCGGCGAGGTCGAGGCGCACGATCGCTTCGGCTACTCACTGGCCGGTACGAACCGGTACCTCGCGGTCGGCACGCCGGGCGAGGCGATCGGAGGGAAGACCTTCGCGGGTGGTGTCACCGTCTTCAGTCACACCCTGTCCGGCGGCCTGCCCGCCCCGCTCGTGGGTATCGACCAGGACGCAACGGGCATTTCCGGTGTCGCCGAGACGGGTGACAGCTTCGGCTCCTCCCTCTCGATGGCGAGCTACCGGCCCAGCAACCAGACGTACAACTCCGACGCGCTTCTGGCCGTCGGCACTCCGAGCGAGGACATAGGGGCCACGGCTGATGCGGGTGGCGCCACGGTCATCCGGATCCAGCCGTCTGGGGCGTACACGGAGCTCGCGGCGATCGACGCCGACGTCACCGGTGTCGAGGGCGCCCCGATCGCCGGGGACTTCTTCGGCCAGCGGGTGGCGATCGCTAACACGAACACGAACGTCGTCACGAGCACTTCCACTGTCCGCCTCGCGGTCGGTATCCCCGGCAACAACACGTCGTCGGTCAAGGATGTGGGCGCGGTCCAGATCTTCAGTCCCCTGGACGCGTCTGTCGGCTCCTCGGACAAGATCCTCACCCGCGGCTCCGGCCTGCCGGGAACGGCCACCGCTCGTGACTACACCGGCATCGCCCTGACCGCGGGGGCCACCAACCTCTACGTCGGCGTGCCCTACAGCAAGGCCTCCGGTTCCCCGAAGGGCGCGCTCTACGTCCTGCCGTGGACGGACATCGACGGCGTGACCAGCACCGGCACCACCACTTACCTGCCCGGCTTGGGCGGGCTGCCCGACGCGGGCGAGGCGTTCGGAGCGATCGGATGA
- a CDS encoding glycosyltransferase family 2 protein: protein MATPTVSVIIAAYNAMPYLTRCISSVAEQSIGQRELEIVVVDDGSTDGTATELERLTRVYPGLLDVVRQENSGGPSAPRNVGLDRAQGRFVFFLDADDYLGPEALERMVAAAEKNNTDVVLGKVVGVGGRGAPVTMFRRNRARTDVFSSRAYWTLNPMKLFRRDLLERHRLRFPTDLSIGEDQPFVAAAYLNAAGISILADYDCLFWVHRDDDGNITKRTSGSEPRLRFLPRMVDLILENVPPGPGRDHLAHRHLTVDVLELLRDHLVLEPREIQQKTLARLAETIAPLCHEGLREQLSAMAWLRLHLIRNEMLDEVLELVRFEQELKRTGGATPVAVEDGRAYARYPYFRDPERAIPDECYDVTDQLSLRHQVTRAEMRDGALHLAGHAYFHRVATHDVTTELILRERESGAECRLPVTHTATPGLGADEDLGEYTYDKAGFDATVDIATAAEGKALGNGLWDIWLVVGAQGLSREVRIGSKRAADVSGKAATHIVDTAEGLQTVTLYTTKPHGNFTLDIGENKHEVLPHLELDAIGWKGGIAAELVVTGRCTLDSYPDGTLTVRLTTSDGAGSETTVDFPVTQPANGDTFTVDVPVSSLSAGVWGGELRLAGWTVPLLPLPQDLAPAKWRRRGLPWYAKPVPAVPGDDELFALQVAKTDLVKAMVGRMKS from the coding sequence ATGGCCACGCCCACCGTTTCGGTGATTATTGCCGCCTACAACGCGATGCCCTATTTGACGCGCTGCATTTCCTCCGTTGCCGAGCAAAGCATCGGTCAGCGCGAGTTGGAGATCGTCGTCGTGGACGACGGCTCAACCGACGGCACAGCAACGGAACTTGAGCGGCTGACCAGGGTGTACCCAGGGTTGCTGGACGTCGTCCGACAGGAAAACTCGGGCGGCCCCTCCGCGCCCCGCAATGTCGGACTCGATCGCGCCCAGGGCCGGTTCGTGTTCTTCCTGGACGCCGACGACTATCTGGGGCCAGAAGCTCTGGAACGCATGGTTGCGGCTGCCGAGAAGAACAACACCGATGTCGTACTGGGCAAGGTGGTGGGAGTGGGCGGCCGAGGGGCGCCTGTGACGATGTTCCGTCGCAATCGGGCGCGGACGGACGTCTTCAGCTCACGCGCCTACTGGACCCTCAACCCCATGAAGCTCTTCCGCCGCGACTTGCTGGAGCGGCACCGGCTGCGCTTTCCGACCGATCTGTCCATCGGCGAGGACCAGCCATTCGTGGCCGCGGCGTACCTGAACGCTGCGGGGATCTCCATCCTCGCTGACTACGACTGCCTGTTCTGGGTCCATCGGGACGACGACGGCAACATCACGAAGCGCACCTCCGGTTCGGAGCCCCGCCTGCGCTTCCTCCCCCGCATGGTCGACCTGATCCTCGAGAACGTGCCGCCGGGCCCCGGACGTGACCACCTCGCCCACCGGCATCTGACCGTCGATGTGCTGGAGCTCCTCCGCGACCACCTGGTTCTGGAACCCCGCGAGATCCAGCAGAAGACGCTCGCCCGCCTCGCCGAGACCATCGCCCCTCTTTGCCACGAGGGCCTGCGCGAGCAGCTCTCGGCGATGGCCTGGCTTCGACTGCACCTCATACGGAACGAGATGCTCGACGAGGTCCTTGAACTTGTCCGCTTCGAGCAGGAGTTGAAGCGGACCGGTGGGGCCACACCGGTCGCCGTCGAGGACGGCCGCGCCTACGCCCGGTACCCGTACTTCCGCGACCCGGAACGCGCCATACCCGACGAGTGCTACGACGTCACCGACCAGCTGAGTCTGCGCCACCAGGTGACCCGCGCCGAAATGCGCGACGGTGCCTTGCACCTGGCCGGACACGCCTACTTCCACCGGGTCGCGACACATGACGTCACCACCGAACTCATCCTGCGCGAGCGCGAAAGCGGAGCGGAGTGCCGGCTCCCCGTCACCCATACCGCAACGCCGGGCCTCGGCGCGGACGAGGATCTCGGGGAGTACACGTACGACAAGGCCGGATTCGACGCCACCGTCGACATCGCCACCGCTGCCGAAGGCAAGGCGCTGGGCAACGGACTGTGGGACATCTGGCTCGTGGTCGGCGCCCAGGGTCTGTCCCGCGAGGTGCGCATCGGCAGCAAGCGGGCCGCCGACGTGTCCGGCAAGGCGGCCACTCACATCGTGGACACCGCCGAAGGTCTCCAGACCGTCACGCTCTACACCACCAAGCCGCACGGCAACTTCACCCTGGACATCGGCGAGAACAAGCACGAGGTACTGCCGCATCTCGAACTCGACGCGATCGGTTGGAAGGGCGGCATTGCTGCCGAGTTGGTGGTCACCGGGCGGTGCACGCTCGACTCGTACCCGGATGGCACTCTCACCGTGAGGCTCACCACGAGCGACGGCGCCGGCAGCGAGACGACGGTTGACTTCCCTGTCACACAGCCTGCGAACGGCGACACGTTCACTGTGGACGTGCCTGTCTCCTCCCTCTCCGCAGGCGTGTGGGGCGGCGAGCTGCGTCTCGCCGGCTGGACCGTGCCGCTGCTCCCTCTTCCGCAGGATCTGGCCCCGGCCAAGTGGCGTCGACGCGGCCTGCCTTGGTATGCGAAGCCGGTCCCCGCGGTACCGGGCGATGACGAGTTGTTCGCGCTACAGGTCGCGAAGACCGATCTCGTCAAAGCGATGGTCGGTCGGATGAAGTCGTGA
- a CDS encoding serine/threonine-protein kinase has protein sequence MSSNGGAPYGADEPTSFGLQPPRPGGVPAQQPGVPYAGNPYAAPTQVVPEQQVLAQGPAQAPSQPSQPSQPSQDDPGVGRLIAGRYRLLSKLGHGGMGTVWRAKDETVDREVAVKEPRVPDHLPERERSNAFERMRREARAAARLDHPAVVNVHDVAVVDGQPWIVMELVHGRSLGDALQEGTLGVREAARVGLEVLGALEAAHAAGILHRDVKPDNVLLGRHDRVVLTDFGIAQIEGETNLTDTGGFVGSPEYIAPERVLGQRPGPASDLWSLGVVLYAATEGVSPFRRSNTPATLQSVLNATPAAPASATGPLAQAINGLLDKDPSRRPNAAQVRHLLQEAATPPAPAPTQIVQVADPGAPAPASGKGIHVGRKALIGLGAAIVAAAVVAYLVIADPFAGPLPDGWKKVDEKALGATLAVPEHYKVGRPEKDASGTDKNWVTYTDLSGSIWIGLNLDKKSQDTSHQIKDSAAAEMYADNGDFKESGEYELDMPEGPKTHTEQTKYHGKDAAENTVIYTTTDSQNPRPREVRIFYYKNSAGNMYKLTVSYPGQGDFTARGREVAKTAIANLDIDKL, from the coding sequence ATGAGCAGCAACGGGGGAGCCCCCTACGGAGCCGACGAGCCAACGAGTTTCGGCCTGCAGCCGCCGAGGCCGGGTGGTGTGCCGGCCCAGCAGCCGGGTGTGCCGTACGCGGGCAATCCGTATGCCGCGCCTACACAGGTCGTTCCTGAGCAGCAGGTGCTCGCTCAAGGGCCGGCGCAGGCGCCGTCACAGCCCTCGCAACCCTCGCAGCCCTCGCAGGACGACCCCGGCGTCGGGCGGCTCATCGCCGGTCGTTACCGCCTGCTCTCGAAGCTCGGCCACGGCGGCATGGGCACGGTGTGGCGGGCCAAGGACGAGACGGTGGACCGCGAGGTCGCGGTCAAGGAACCCCGTGTCCCGGACCATCTTCCCGAGCGTGAACGTTCCAACGCCTTCGAGCGAATGCGCCGCGAGGCACGCGCCGCGGCCCGGCTCGACCACCCGGCGGTCGTGAACGTCCACGACGTCGCGGTCGTGGACGGACAGCCCTGGATCGTCATGGAGTTGGTCCACGGCCGCTCCCTGGGCGACGCGCTCCAGGAGGGCACGCTCGGGGTGCGCGAGGCGGCGCGTGTCGGCCTGGAGGTGCTCGGCGCGCTGGAGGCGGCGCACGCGGCGGGAATCCTCCACCGCGATGTCAAGCCCGACAACGTCCTGCTCGGCCGCCACGACCGCGTCGTGCTCACCGACTTCGGCATCGCCCAGATCGAGGGCGAGACGAACCTGACGGACACCGGCGGCTTCGTCGGCTCGCCCGAATACATCGCGCCGGAACGGGTGTTGGGCCAGCGCCCCGGCCCGGCCTCCGACCTCTGGTCGCTCGGTGTGGTGCTCTACGCGGCTACGGAGGGCGTCTCGCCGTTCCGCCGCAGCAACACCCCGGCCACGCTCCAGTCGGTCCTCAATGCCACGCCCGCGGCGCCCGCTTCGGCGACGGGCCCCCTCGCCCAGGCCATCAACGGCCTGCTCGACAAGGACCCGTCCCGCCGCCCGAACGCCGCCCAGGTCCGCCATCTGCTCCAGGAGGCGGCCACGCCGCCGGCTCCGGCTCCGACACAGATCGTTCAGGTCGCGGATCCCGGCGCCCCCGCCCCCGCGTCCGGCAAGGGCATCCATGTCGGTCGTAAGGCCCTGATCGGTCTCGGCGCGGCGATCGTGGCGGCCGCGGTGGTGGCGTACTTGGTGATCGCCGACCCGTTCGCGGGACCCCTGCCGGACGGCTGGAAGAAGGTCGACGAGAAGGCACTGGGCGCGACCCTCGCCGTACCCGAGCACTACAAGGTGGGCAGGCCGGAGAAGGACGCGTCGGGCACGGACAAGAACTGGGTGACGTACACCGACCTGAGCGGCAGCATCTGGATCGGCCTGAACCTCGACAAGAAGTCGCAGGACACGAGCCACCAGATCAAGGACTCCGCCGCCGCCGAAATGTACGCCGACAACGGCGACTTCAAGGAGAGCGGCGAGTACGAACTCGACATGCCGGAGGGCCCGAAGACGCACACGGAGCAGACCAAGTACCACGGCAAGGACGCCGCCGAGAACACGGTGATCTACACGACCACCGACAGCCAGAACCCCCGCCCCCGCGAGGTGAGGATCTTCTACTACAAGAACTCGGCGGGCAACATGTACAAGCTCACGGTCAGTTACCCCGGCCAGGGCGACTTCACGGCGCGGGGCCGTGAAGTCGCGAAGACGGCGATCGCGAACCTGGACATCGACAAGCTGTGA
- a CDS encoding protein kinase — translation MGTEGGNVRVIAGRYRLESRIGRGGMGVVWRATDQLLGRQVAVKEIALDDSLSEQESRLQRDRTLREARAIAQLRHPHIIVVHDVVVEDERPYIVMELIDGGSLADRISRRGPVDAREAARIGIDLLSALRRAHDAGVLHRDIKPANVLVEAGGDRGDRVVLTDFGIAQVAGATTLTEHGAFVGSPEYTAPERMSGVRTGPESDLWSLGALLCTALSGESPFRRDSLGGILHAVVFDEIRPPAQAGPILPVVRGLLERDPERRLDAAEAERMLRVFRDTGRTPRPAPGTPGYTPTQRVALKKDTLKRDVPTRQISRPQASGAAQPPPKRSTRAVLVAAALVAAMAGAGVSAAALLMKDDGGGGHGGTPTSTAPHTSPGTSPGTTPSTASPSASTPGPTVTVTRSSNASPATHSTAPSGYRLASDANGFTLAVPEGFTRVAQGERTFYMSSGEVIRLGIKVADPEEGGPTGVMRRAAADGPSTNPGYRDGRVTETTHGQHPAALWEFTWDGFTRAEGARHTYDLCWEEGGRMYDVWVSAPVGKVREAREYFDVAVDTFVPS, via the coding sequence ATGGGGACCGAGGGGGGCAACGTCCGCGTCATCGCGGGCCGTTACCGGCTGGAGAGCAGGATCGGCCGGGGCGGCATGGGCGTCGTCTGGCGGGCTACCGACCAACTGCTGGGCCGCCAGGTCGCCGTCAAGGAGATCGCCCTCGACGACTCGCTCTCCGAGCAGGAGTCCAGGCTCCAGCGCGACCGCACCCTGCGCGAGGCCCGCGCGATCGCGCAGCTGCGCCACCCGCACATCATCGTCGTCCATGACGTCGTCGTGGAGGACGAACGGCCGTACATCGTCATGGAGTTGATCGACGGCGGTTCGCTGGCCGACCGGATCTCCAGGCGCGGTCCCGTCGACGCCCGCGAGGCCGCCCGGATCGGCATCGACCTCCTGAGCGCGCTGCGCCGCGCGCACGACGCGGGCGTCCTGCACCGTGACATCAAGCCCGCGAACGTCCTGGTCGAGGCGGGCGGCGACCGTGGCGACCGTGTCGTCCTCACCGACTTCGGCATCGCGCAGGTCGCGGGCGCGACGACGCTCACCGAGCACGGCGCGTTCGTCGGCTCGCCCGAGTACACCGCGCCCGAGCGGATGTCCGGGGTCAGGACCGGCCCCGAGTCCGACCTGTGGTCGCTGGGCGCGCTGCTGTGCACGGCCTTGAGCGGTGAATCGCCGTTCCGCCGCGACTCGTTGGGCGGCATCCTGCACGCGGTGGTCTTCGACGAGATACGTCCGCCCGCCCAGGCCGGGCCGATCCTTCCCGTCGTACGAGGATTGCTGGAGCGGGATCCGGAACGCCGCCTCGACGCGGCGGAGGCCGAGCGGATGCTGCGGGTCTTCCGCGACACGGGCCGTACGCCGCGTCCGGCGCCCGGGACCCCCGGCTACACGCCCACACAGCGCGTCGCACTGAAGAAGGACACGCTGAAGCGGGACGTGCCGACGCGGCAGATCTCGCGACCTCAGGCGTCCGGGGCCGCGCAGCCACCGCCGAAGCGCTCCACGCGGGCCGTCCTCGTCGCCGCCGCGCTGGTCGCCGCGATGGCCGGGGCGGGCGTGTCGGCGGCGGCGCTGCTGATGAAGGACGACGGGGGCGGCGGACACGGGGGCACGCCGACGAGTACGGCACCGCACACCTCGCCGGGCACTTCGCCCGGTACGACGCCGAGCACCGCGTCCCCTTCCGCGAGCACGCCCGGTCCGACCGTGACGGTGACCCGCTCGTCGAACGCCTCGCCCGCCACGCACAGCACGGCGCCTTCGGGGTACCGCCTGGCGTCCGACGCGAACGGCTTCACGCTCGCGGTGCCCGAGGGGTTCACGCGCGTGGCGCAGGGCGAGCGGACCTTCTACATGTCGTCCGGGGAGGTCATCCGCCTCGGCATCAAGGTGGCCGACCCCGAGGAGGGCGGGCCGACCGGCGTGATGCGGCGCGCTGCCGCCGACGGGCCGTCCACGAACCCGGGCTACCGCGACGGCCGGGTCACGGAGACCACGCACGGCCAACATCCCGCCGCTCTCTGGGAGTTCACCTGGGACGGCTTCACCAGGGCGGAGGGCGCGCGGCACACGTACGACCTCTGCTGGGAGGAGGGCGGGCGGATGTACGACGTGTGGGTCTCGGCGCCGGTCGGGAAGGTGCGGGAGGCGAGGGAGTACTTCGACGTGGCGGTGGATACGTTCGTACCGTCGTAA
- a CDS encoding serine/threonine-protein kinase, with protein MQGLLLAGRYRLVDSIGSGGMGRVWRAHDEVLHRAVAVKELTAALYVTESDRAVLLARTHAEARAAARINHSAVVTVHDVLEHDNRPWIVMELVEGNSLADEVKEQGRVEPAEAARIGLWVLRALRAAHAAGVLHRDVKPGNVLLSVDRRVLLTDFGIAQVEGDSTITRTGEIVGSVDYLAPERVRGHDPGPSSDLWALGATLYTAVEGRSPFRRTSPLSTMQAVVEEEPALPQYAGALGPVISALLHKDPAGRPGMEEAEQMLAEAAEGRRPRAAQAYVPTQHVDTGRDHGSAAGRAGGATYVPGRQMPGYPAPGYHSPGTPAPGMPGVSGPPGATLHEPMSAHTPPFPVPASRGRRRARNIALVAVLAAVVGIGGGLAMKYADGLKHKDAGNSASSESAGGSPSTGPSGTSSKAPAGAVPKDWERQEDVEGFSLALPKGWKRQTDGNQIDYTPDGGKHFVRIAIDDSPDFDNPYMHQLDLEQQLQRLQDYNRVSLQSNTFRDCSGSLWDFTWTALPKQTEFPGERRAIEETYLGRDGVEYAIYLSAPAADWATTRPQFDAILRGWRPPS; from the coding sequence ATGCAGGGCCTGCTCCTCGCGGGCCGCTACCGGCTTGTCGACTCGATCGGCAGCGGTGGCATGGGCCGCGTATGGCGCGCGCACGACGAGGTGCTCCACCGAGCCGTCGCCGTAAAGGAGTTGACCGCCGCCCTGTATGTCACGGAGAGTGACCGGGCGGTCCTGCTCGCGCGAACTCACGCCGAGGCGCGGGCCGCTGCCCGTATCAACCACTCGGCCGTCGTCACCGTGCACGACGTCCTGGAGCACGACAACCGGCCGTGGATCGTCATGGAGCTGGTCGAGGGCAACTCGCTGGCCGACGAGGTCAAGGAGCAGGGGCGCGTCGAGCCCGCCGAGGCGGCGCGGATCGGCCTGTGGGTGCTGCGCGCGCTGCGGGCCGCGCATGCCGCCGGTGTGCTGCACCGCGATGTGAAGCCCGGGAACGTACTCCTCTCCGTCGACCGGCGCGTCCTGCTGACCGACTTCGGGATCGCGCAGGTCGAGGGCGACAGCACCATCACGCGCACCGGCGAGATCGTCGGCTCGGTCGACTACCTCGCGCCCGAGCGGGTGCGCGGCCACGACCCCGGGCCGTCCTCCGACCTGTGGGCGCTGGGCGCGACGCTGTACACGGCGGTGGAGGGGCGGTCGCCGTTCCGGCGGACCTCGCCGCTCAGCACCATGCAGGCGGTGGTCGAGGAAGAGCCCGCCCTGCCGCAGTACGCGGGCGCGTTGGGGCCGGTCATCTCGGCTCTGCTGCACAAGGATCCCGCCGGGCGCCCCGGCATGGAGGAGGCCGAGCAGATGCTCGCCGAGGCCGCCGAGGGGCGACGGCCGAGGGCGGCGCAGGCGTACGTGCCGACGCAGCATGTGGACACCGGCCGGGACCACGGATCGGCGGCGGGCCGCGCGGGTGGGGCCACCTATGTGCCGGGCCGGCAGATGCCCGGCTATCCGGCGCCGGGCTATCACTCGCCGGGCACGCCCGCGCCGGGCATGCCCGGCGTATCCGGCCCGCCCGGTGCGACGCTGCACGAGCCCATGTCCGCGCACACGCCGCCCTTCCCCGTTCCCGCGTCGCGGGGGCGCAGACGCGCGCGCAACATCGCCCTGGTGGCCGTGCTCGCGGCGGTCGTCGGTATCGGCGGCGGCCTGGCCATGAAGTACGCGGACGGCCTGAAGCACAAGGACGCCGGGAACTCGGCGAGTTCCGAGTCGGCAGGCGGCAGCCCCAGCACCGGCCCTTCCGGGACGAGCAGCAAGGCGCCCGCCGGCGCCGTCCCCAAGGACTGGGAGCGCCAGGAAGACGTCGAAGGATTCAGCCTCGCCCTGCCCAAGGGCTGGAAGCGGCAGACCGACGGCAACCAGATCGACTACACGCCGGACGGTGGCAAGCACTTCGTCCGCATCGCCATCGACGACTCCCCGGACTTCGACAACCCGTACATGCACCAGCTCGACCTGGAGCAGCAGTTGCAGCGCCTCCAGGACTACAACCGGGTGAGTCTGCAGTCCAACACCTTCCGCGACTGCAGCGGTTCCCTGTGGGACTTCACCTGGACCGCGCTGCCGAAGCAGACGGAGTTCCCGGGCGAGCGCCGTGCCATCGAGGAGACGTACCTCGGCCGTGACGGCGTCGAGTACGCCATCTACCTGTCCGCGCCGGCGGCGGACTGGGCCACCACCCGCCCGCAGTTCGACGCGATCCTGCGCGGCTGGCGCCCACCGAGCTGA